The following proteins are encoded in a genomic region of Anaerolineae bacterium:
- a CDS encoding alcohol dehydrogenase catalytic domain-containing protein, which translates to MTAVRLHGPRDMRLEQIPHPGSPGLGQALLRITTVGVCGSDLHLYKDARIGSEAVQSPFILGHEFAAVVEAVGPESRDGFDRPLLPGMRVAVDPAVPCWRCERCQHGQPNLCRRLHFCGTYPDQGSLCQWMHMPARCCFPLPDAVDDTAGAMLEPLGIALHTVDLARIKVGHSVAILGAGCIGLLILQLAKLSGAAPIFISDKFPWRLTLAKKYGAIPLNCDEVDQAKAVLQATDGRGVDIAIEAAWADQSVQTAAEMLCYGGRLVIAGISEDDQLRIQHSTVRRKGADIRLVRRMKNTYPRTLHLAESGAVDLQTMITHRFPLAKTPEAYALNLGYRDKVIKIMIEV; encoded by the coding sequence ATGACCGCCGTCCGGTTACATGGCCCGCGCGATATGCGCCTTGAGCAAATCCCCCATCCGGGTTCGCCGGGCCTGGGACAAGCGCTGCTGCGGATTACCACCGTGGGCGTGTGTGGCAGCGATCTGCATTTGTACAAAGATGCTCGCATTGGCAGTGAGGCAGTGCAAAGTCCCTTTATTTTGGGCCACGAATTTGCCGCAGTGGTAGAGGCGGTGGGGCCGGAAAGCCGGGATGGATTTGACCGGCCGCTTTTGCCCGGCATGCGCGTTGCCGTTGATCCGGCGGTGCCATGCTGGCGTTGTGAGAGGTGCCAGCATGGCCAGCCCAACCTGTGCCGGCGTTTGCATTTCTGTGGCACCTACCCCGATCAGGGCAGCCTGTGCCAATGGATGCACATGCCTGCCCGCTGTTGTTTTCCCCTGCCCGACGCAGTTGACGATACTGCCGGCGCCATGCTAGAACCGCTGGGGATTGCCCTTCATACCGTAGACCTGGCCCGGATTAAAGTGGGCCACAGTGTGGCTATTTTGGGAGCGGGGTGCATTGGCCTGCTGATATTGCAATTAGCCAAGTTATCCGGCGCGGCCCCCATCTTTATCAGCGATAAATTTCCCTGGCGGCTGACCTTGGCTAAAAAATATGGGGCTATTCCTCTCAATTGCGACGAAGTTGACCAGGCCAAAGCGGTGTTGCAGGCTACCGACGGCCGCGGCGTGGACATTGCCATTGAAGCGGCCTGGGCCGACCAGTCGGTGCAGACCGCGGCGGAGATGCTCTGTTATGGCGGGCGGCTGGTCATTGCCGGTATTTCTGAAGACGACCAACTGAGGATACAACATTCCACAGTGCGGCGGAAAGGGGCGGATATTCGCCTGGTGCGGCGTATGAAAAACACCTACCCCCGCACCCTGCACCTGGCCGAAAGCGGCGCGGTAGATTTACAAACAATGATCACCCATCGTTTCCCCCTGGCCAAAACGCCGGAAGCTTACGCGCTTAATTTAGGCTATCGGGATAAGGTAATCAAGATTATGATTGAGGTGTAG
- a CDS encoding ABC transporter ATP-binding protein: MFKHWLQRGNGKFNPAVSNCNNNGHQKNGSGPLIEIAQVAKTFASEAGLFMALKEVNLQVEPGEFVAVIGKSGSGKSTLINMIAGIDRPTSGQVVVKGAPIHTFKEGQMARWRGLHVGVIFQFFQLLPMLTVIENVMLPMDFCRMYSFHEREERALHLLEQVDMADQAHKLPAQMSGGQQQRVAIARALANDPPLLLADEPTGNLDSHTAASVFQLFEELVAEGKTILMVTHDNDLARRAWRTITIADGKIVKQELNSKNKPPTTPMPQTNVASYIPH; encoded by the coding sequence ATGTTCAAACACTGGTTGCAACGTGGGAATGGGAAATTTAACCCCGCCGTCTCAAACTGCAACAATAATGGTCATCAGAAAAACGGCAGCGGCCCGCTGATTGAGATAGCGCAGGTGGCGAAAACTTTTGCAAGCGAGGCCGGTCTGTTTATGGCCTTAAAAGAGGTTAACTTGCAGGTTGAGCCGGGCGAATTTGTGGCCGTTATCGGCAAGTCGGGCAGCGGCAAGTCTACCCTGATTAATATGATTGCCGGCATTGACCGGCCTACTTCGGGCCAGGTGGTGGTTAAAGGCGCGCCCATTCACACCTTTAAAGAGGGCCAGATGGCCCGCTGGCGAGGGCTGCATGTGGGCGTTATTTTTCAGTTTTTCCAATTGCTGCCTATGCTGACCGTGATTGAGAATGTAATGCTGCCCATGGACTTTTGCCGGATGTATTCGTTTCACGAACGGGAGGAACGGGCGTTGCACCTGTTGGAGCAGGTAGATATGGCCGATCAGGCCCACAAGTTGCCCGCGCAAATGTCGGGCGGGCAACAACAGCGGGTAGCCATTGCCCGCGCCCTGGCCAACGACCCGCCATTGCTTTTGGCCGACGAACCAACTGGCAACCTGGATTCGCACACCGCCGCCTCGGTTTTTCAGCTTTTTGAAGAATTGGTGGCCGAGGGCAAAACCATTTTGATGGTAACGCACGATAACGACCTGGCCCGCCGGGCCTGGCGCACCATTACCATTGCCGACGGCAAGATTGTAAAGCAGGAGCTGAATAGTAAAAACAAGCCGCCAACCACTCCTATGCCCCAAACAAACGTTGCCAGCTACATTCCTCACTGA
- a CDS encoding GTPase produces MAKQRIIIMGAAGRDFHNFNVYFRNNQTYQVLAFTATQIPNIEGRVYPPELAGPLYPNGIPIRPESELVNLIAELDIDQVIFAYSDIPHAYVMHKASVVLAAGADFRLLGPHHTMLKSSKPVVSICATRTGSGKSQTTRCVCQILQALGQKVVAVRHPMPYGNLVVQAVQRFAEYDDLDEYECTIEEREEYEPHLARGTIVYAGVDYEAILRQAETEADVVVWDGGNNDLPFFQPDLHLVVVDPHRPGHELNYHPGEANLRMADVVVINKIDTADAANVVQVRRNVQTAAPQAIIVEAASPIMVDDPAAIRGQRVLVVEDGPTLTHGEMAYGAGVVAAQRFGAAEIIDPRPYAAGSILETYQKYPTTGAVLPAMGYGETQMKELEQTINATPCDLVVIGTPIDLGRLLKLKHPWQRVRYDLQEIGQPTLTEILQKKFA; encoded by the coding sequence ATGGCGAAGCAGCGAATTATCATCATGGGCGCCGCCGGGCGCGATTTTCACAACTTCAACGTTTATTTCCGCAACAACCAAACTTATCAAGTGCTGGCCTTCACGGCCACCCAAATCCCCAACATCGAAGGCCGGGTTTATCCCCCGGAATTGGCCGGCCCTCTTTATCCCAACGGCATTCCCATTCGCCCCGAATCTGAATTAGTCAATCTGATTGCCGAATTGGATATTGATCAGGTAATTTTTGCCTATTCCGACATTCCCCACGCCTATGTGATGCATAAAGCCTCGGTGGTGTTGGCTGCCGGCGCAGATTTTCGGCTGCTTGGCCCGCACCACACCATGCTCAAAAGCAGCAAGCCGGTTGTATCCATCTGCGCCACGCGCACCGGCAGCGGTAAAAGTCAAACCACGCGCTGCGTTTGCCAAATTCTCCAGGCGTTGGGCCAAAAGGTGGTGGCCGTGCGCCACCCCATGCCCTATGGCAATCTGGTGGTCCAGGCCGTGCAACGTTTTGCCGAGTATGACGACCTGGATGAATACGAGTGTACCATCGAAGAGCGCGAGGAGTACGAGCCTCACCTGGCGCGGGGAACGATTGTTTACGCCGGCGTTGATTACGAAGCCATTTTACGACAGGCCGAAACAGAAGCCGATGTGGTGGTTTGGGATGGGGGCAATAATGACCTGCCTTTCTTTCAACCCGACCTGCATCTGGTGGTGGTTGACCCCCACCGGCCCGGTCACGAACTGAATTACCACCCGGGCGAAGCCAACTTGCGCATGGCCGACGTGGTGGTGATCAACAAAATTGACACCGCCGACGCAGCCAACGTGGTTCAGGTGCGGCGCAATGTGCAAACAGCGGCCCCCCAGGCCATCATTGTTGAGGCCGCCTCACCGATTATGGTGGATGACCCGGCGGCTATTCGCGGACAGCGCGTATTGGTGGTTGAGGATGGCCCCACCCTGACCCACGGCGAAATGGCCTACGGCGCGGGCGTGGTGGCTGCCCAACGTTTTGGCGCAGCAGAAATTATTGATCCCCGTCCCTACGCCGCCGGTTCAATTCTGGAAACCTATCAAAAATACCCCACCACCGGTGCCGTGCTGCCGGCCATGGGCTACGGCGAAACGCAAATGAAGGAGCTGGAACAAACTATCAACGCCACGCCCTGCGACTTGGTGGTCATTGGCACGCCCATTGATTTGGGCCGGTTGCTCAAACTCAAACACCCCTGGCAGCGGGTGCGTTACGATTTGCAGGAGATTGGCCAACCCACCCTCACCGAGATTTTGCAGAAAAAGTTTGCCTGA
- a CDS encoding cyclic nucleotide-binding domain-containing protein, whose translation MTSKAELEIITALRAMEFFSGLETVHLKKLASIATEAEFEKGEIIYREGDLDQAMYLVQKGEVVIEMKTPEQSYATVLKVGPKQLFGWSSLFPGQRKRARARSLKHTHVFILNGERLNHLFQADHKLENVVMRRMIKLVAERVYATRQQLIEPYSTPQS comes from the coding sequence ATGACAAGCAAAGCCGAACTTGAAATTATTACGGCGCTCCGGGCAATGGAGTTCTTTAGCGGCCTGGAAACCGTACATTTGAAGAAACTGGCTTCAATAGCCACCGAGGCGGAGTTTGAGAAAGGTGAGATAATCTACCGCGAGGGAGATTTGGACCAGGCTATGTACCTGGTTCAAAAAGGAGAAGTGGTCATTGAAATGAAAACGCCCGAGCAGAGCTACGCCACGGTGCTCAAGGTCGGTCCCAAACAACTTTTTGGTTGGTCTTCTTTGTTCCCCGGCCAACGCAAGCGGGCCAGAGCGCGCTCTCTCAAACATACCCACGTGTTTATTCTTAACGGTGAACGGCTCAATCATTTGTTTCAAGCGGATCATAAGCTTGAAAATGTGGTGATGCGGCGGATGATCAAACTGGTGGCGGAACGAGTGTATGCCACCCGGCAGCAATTGATTGAACCCTATTCTACACCTCAATCATAA
- a CDS encoding calcium/sodium antiporter — protein MGAAIVSLAIMAGAIYLLSIITDEFFIKSLDQIAQKWKLPGNVAGASLMAMGSSAPELAIALFALFLGGGEHSDVGIGTIVGSAVFNILVITGVSAVARPARITWQVVIRDCVIYVASIGLLLISFADGRITGLEAGAFLGLYGVYIFILFQWNAFLPGEAAEVIEVIETRLQAGHKPNGALYQKARRVIAKGFGVLMGDPRRVYIRAFLVSIVFIAGISWVLVEYSVRFAQAIGIPPVIVALTVLAAGTSAPDLISSVIVARQGRGEMAIANAVGSNIFDILVGLGLPWLIALLIRGKTIMVGTENLWLSTIILLGTVVVLFAFLSTGRLLSRKEGWALVVVYTVFVLWTWLEEMVRAWTGI, from the coding sequence ATGGGTGCCGCAATTGTCAGTTTAGCGATCATGGCCGGAGCCATTTATCTTCTTTCAATCATCACCGACGAGTTTTTTATCAAAAGCCTGGACCAAATAGCCCAAAAATGGAAATTGCCCGGCAATGTGGCCGGGGCGTCGTTGATGGCTATGGGGTCGTCCGCGCCGGAGTTGGCCATTGCCCTTTTTGCCTTGTTTTTGGGCGGCGGCGAGCACAGCGATGTGGGCATTGGCACAATTGTCGGTTCGGCCGTGTTCAATATTTTGGTGATCACGGGCGTGTCGGCCGTTGCCAGGCCGGCCAGGATTACCTGGCAGGTGGTTATCCGCGATTGCGTGATCTACGTGGCCAGCATTGGTTTGCTGCTGATCTCTTTTGCCGACGGCCGGATCACGGGCCTGGAAGCCGGGGCCTTTTTAGGACTTTACGGGGTTTATATTTTCATTCTTTTCCAGTGGAACGCCTTTTTGCCCGGCGAAGCGGCGGAAGTAATTGAGGTGATAGAAACCAGATTACAAGCGGGGCATAAACCTAACGGGGCCTTATACCAAAAAGCCAGGCGGGTTATTGCAAAGGGTTTTGGCGTTCTTATGGGCGACCCGCGCCGGGTTTATATCCGCGCTTTTTTGGTGTCTATTGTGTTCATTGCCGGTATCAGTTGGGTGTTGGTGGAGTATTCGGTGCGTTTTGCCCAGGCTATCGGGATTCCGCCGGTTATTGTGGCTTTAACGGTGCTGGCCGCCGGCACCTCTGCGCCGGATTTGATCTCCTCGGTCATTGTGGCCCGCCAGGGCCGGGGCGAGATGGCTATTGCCAACGCCGTTGGCTCCAATATTTTTGACATTTTGGTGGGCTTGGGCCTGCCCTGGCTGATTGCCCTGTTGATCCGCGGCAAAACCATTATGGTTGGCACCGAAAATCTGTGGCTGTCAACAATTATTTTGTTGGGCACCGTGGTTGTTTTGTTTGCCTTTCTCTCCACCGGCCGCCTTCTCAGCCGCAAAGAGGGGTGGGCTTTGGTGGTTGTTTACACCGTTTTTGTTTTGTGGACATGGCTAGAAGAGATGGTGCGGGCTTGGACGGGAATTTGA
- the tatC gene encoding twin-arginine translocase subunit TatC codes for MSRGLPSSPEPKQFPDEGEFGLGQMSLLGHFEELRDRLVRSFIVVLAATFIVAIFTDQIFEILMAPYGDKLLVLKPTESIAVYFRVALTGGLVVAMPYLIYQVLMFILPGLEENEKQYIMWGVPAATLLFLIGVAFAWFLMLPTAIGFLKSWQTDIFVQQWQSKEYIPFVTSLTFWIGVSFETPLIIFIMAKVGLVTPKFLMQQWRFAIVIVAIIAAMITPTIDPFNMALVMAPLLGLYGFSILLAYLA; via the coding sequence ATGAGTAGGGGCCTTCCATCCTCACCTGAACCCAAACAATTTCCTGATGAAGGAGAATTTGGGCTTGGCCAAATGTCGCTGTTAGGACATTTTGAAGAATTGCGCGACCGTTTGGTCAGATCGTTCATTGTGGTGCTGGCGGCCACCTTTATTGTCGCCATTTTTACCGACCAGATTTTTGAAATATTGATGGCCCCTTATGGCGACAAATTGCTGGTGCTCAAACCCACCGAGAGCATCGCTGTTTATTTTAGAGTAGCCCTGACCGGTGGCCTGGTGGTGGCCATGCCTTATCTGATCTACCAGGTGTTAATGTTCATCTTGCCAGGGCTGGAAGAAAACGAGAAGCAATACATTATGTGGGGCGTGCCGGCGGCTACGCTGCTTTTTTTAATTGGCGTTGCTTTTGCCTGGTTTTTAATGTTGCCTACAGCCATCGGCTTTTTAAAAAGCTGGCAAACAGATATTTTTGTCCAACAATGGCAGTCAAAAGAATATATCCCCTTTGTCACCTCTCTCACTTTCTGGATAGGGGTGAGTTTTGAAACTCCTCTTATCATTTTTATTATGGCCAAGGTTGGCCTGGTGACGCCTAAATTTTTGATGCAGCAGTGGCGTTTTGCCATTGTGATTGTGGCCATCATTGCCGCTATGATCACCCCCACTATTGACCCTTTCAACATGGCCCTGGTAATGGCGCCCCTGCTGGGTTTGTACGGCTTCAGTATTTTATTGGCTTACCTGGCTTAA
- a CDS encoding ABC transporter permease, with the protein MLRPRWRKILRDLWLNKIRTVLVILSIAVGVFAIGLIVSTRIMLSEDMASTYAATHPGHAHLFPSWFDDNVVEAVRRVEGVAEADARLDEFEVRLKVGPDQWKTLNLDVLNDYNDQRLNIVSPVSGAWPPPKRELLLERQSLEIANAQEGDVLEIETPDGKIRHIRVAGIVHDMYNPPAPFVGEAYGYITFETLAWLGEWRHYDQLTFRLDKYAPTKDEIQTVADAVEKKIEKSGKNVYWTWIPEPEEHEANEIVQPMLMILGVLGVLSLFLSAFLVINTISAILAQQVKQVGIMKAIGAQATQIIQLYLGMVLFFSLLSLLVAVPLGAWAAYKFSAYLAWLINFNLAGFRLPPQALAVEIAVGLIVPLLAALYPIVSGARITVNEAISSYGLGKGQFGSHFIDRATEWLTGKILALSRPVRISMRNTIRRKARLALTLFTLTLGGAIFIAVLSVHSSLLATLDEALTYWNYDVEVDFDHSHRIKEIERLALNVPGVVDAESWIGNTARRMRPDGHEGPNISILGTPADTTMIQPTLLQGRWLLPDDENAIVVNTEVIKEEPDIKVGDELTLTIEGREDTWRVVGLVKGVMTGRIIYANYPYFARYVRYIGRSGGVQIVAQDHSPEFQEQLARRVKDYFDRLGLQVRETETTASIRDNIEYQFNIIVFFLAFMAVLIALVGCLGLMGTMSINVIERTREIGVMRAVGASDGDVMKIVILEGLVIGLISWVIGAILGWPIGKLLSDAVGVAFLESPLTYAFAFGGALMWLGIILFLAALASLLPAWNASRLSVREVLAYE; encoded by the coding sequence ATGCTCAGACCACGCTGGCGAAAAATACTACGCGATTTATGGTTGAACAAAATACGCACCGTTTTGGTCATTCTCTCCATTGCCGTAGGTGTGTTTGCCATTGGCCTCATCGTAAGCACCCGGATTATGCTCTCGGAAGATATGGCCAGCACGTACGCGGCCACTCACCCTGGCCATGCCCACCTTTTTCCCAGTTGGTTTGATGATAACGTGGTTGAAGCCGTGCGCCGGGTTGAGGGAGTGGCCGAGGCCGATGCCCGTTTGGATGAGTTTGAGGTGCGTCTTAAGGTGGGGCCGGACCAGTGGAAAACGCTCAACCTGGACGTGCTCAATGACTACAACGACCAGCGTCTTAACATTGTTAGCCCTGTGAGCGGGGCCTGGCCGCCGCCCAAACGGGAACTGTTATTGGAGCGGCAATCGCTGGAAATTGCCAACGCCCAAGAGGGCGACGTATTGGAAATTGAAACACCCGACGGCAAAATCCGGCACATCCGGGTGGCCGGCATTGTCCACGATATGTATAACCCACCGGCGCCGTTTGTGGGCGAGGCCTATGGTTACATCACTTTTGAAACTCTGGCCTGGCTGGGCGAGTGGCGTCATTATGATCAGTTGACCTTCCGCCTGGATAAATACGCCCCCACCAAAGATGAAATTCAGACGGTGGCCGATGCGGTTGAAAAAAAGATTGAAAAAAGCGGCAAAAATGTATACTGGACCTGGATTCCTGAACCGGAAGAACACGAAGCCAACGAAATTGTCCAACCGATGTTGATGATTTTAGGCGTGCTGGGCGTGCTCTCGCTATTTTTAAGTGCTTTTTTGGTGATCAATACTATCTCCGCTATTTTGGCCCAGCAAGTTAAACAAGTGGGCATTATGAAAGCCATAGGCGCTCAGGCCACGCAAATTATCCAACTTTATCTGGGAATGGTTCTATTTTTTAGCCTGCTATCATTGCTGGTGGCCGTGCCTTTAGGGGCGTGGGCGGCGTATAAGTTTTCGGCGTACCTGGCCTGGCTGATCAATTTTAACCTGGCCGGCTTTCGCCTTCCGCCCCAGGCGCTGGCCGTTGAAATAGCCGTGGGCTTGATTGTGCCGCTGCTGGCCGCGCTATACCCCATCGTCAGCGGCGCGCGGATTACGGTCAACGAGGCCATCAGTAGTTATGGTTTGGGTAAAGGACAATTTGGCAGCCACTTTATTGACCGGGCCACAGAGTGGCTCACCGGCAAAATATTGGCTTTGTCCCGCCCCGTTCGCATTTCAATGCGCAATACCATCCGCCGTAAGGCCCGCCTGGCCTTAACCTTATTTACCTTAACCCTGGGCGGGGCCATTTTTATTGCCGTGTTAAGCGTGCACAGCTCGCTGCTGGCCACGCTAGACGAGGCCCTGACCTATTGGAATTACGACGTTGAAGTGGATTTTGACCATTCCCACCGTATCAAGGAAATTGAGCGGCTGGCGCTGAATGTGCCGGGTGTGGTAGATGCCGAAAGCTGGATTGGCAATACCGCCCGCCGGATGCGCCCCGATGGCCACGAAGGGCCTAACATCTCCATCTTGGGCACGCCCGCCGACACCACCATGATCCAGCCAACCCTGCTTCAAGGCCGCTGGCTGCTGCCCGACGATGAAAACGCCATTGTGGTGAATACGGAAGTGATCAAAGAGGAGCCGGACATAAAGGTGGGGGATGAGCTAACGCTGACCATTGAAGGTCGGGAAGATACGTGGCGCGTAGTTGGCCTGGTTAAAGGGGTAATGACCGGGCGCATTATTTACGCCAACTATCCTTACTTTGCCCGTTATGTTCGCTACATTGGCCGCTCCGGCGGCGTGCAAATTGTGGCCCAAGACCATTCGCCTGAATTCCAGGAGCAATTGGCCCGGCGGGTCAAAGATTATTTTGATCGGTTGGGCTTGCAAGTTAGAGAAACAGAAACCACAGCCTCCATTCGAGACAATATAGAATATCAATTTAATATCATTGTCTTTTTTCTAGCCTTTATGGCGGTGTTGATTGCCCTGGTAGGCTGTTTGGGACTGATGGGCACCATGAGCATCAACGTGATCGAGCGCACCCGCGAGATTGGCGTTATGCGCGCCGTGGGCGCGTCGGATGGGGATGTGATGAAAATTGTGATCCTTGAGGGTCTGGTGATTGGCCTGATCAGTTGGGTCATTGGCGCTATTTTGGGTTGGCCCATTGGCAAACTCTTGAGTGATGCAGTGGGCGTGGCTTTTTTAGAATCGCCCTTAACGTACGCCTTTGCCTTTGGCGGCGCCTTGATGTGGTTGGGCATCATCCTTTTTCTGGCCGCCCTGGCCAGCCTGCTGCCCGCCTGGAACGCCTCGCGCTTGAGCGTGCGGGAAGTGTTGGCTTACGAATAG
- a CDS encoding twin-arginine translocase TatA/TatE family subunit produces the protein MNILGIGFSELILIFIIALMIFGPQRLPVYAGRIGRKLREWRMMSQVFLVEWREELAALEEARQSLEEARRALVEAQETVTTEVKDVTYTVSSEMSGAQADISAELAQAKAVVDSETAQVKATASASRQSKAEIEQPELIDRLRAKLDAKRMAAKDKATGVSETAALAESDISDVVELDENELEIDVVAPSPQPPAGKTATGQPTASGAVEEELDVSAVKTVSDVAAEVAEKIAQTVAAEVAEKVAKNMAAEVAEEAARLVVAKITETNPDLIPPTASEEKSESPLEQPQPPAIITKEVINE, from the coding sequence ATGAATATTCTGGGTATTGGCTTTTCTGAATTAATATTGATTTTTATCATTGCGCTGATGATCTTTGGCCCGCAACGTTTGCCCGTGTATGCCGGCAGAATTGGCCGAAAACTCAGAGAATGGCGCATGATGTCTCAAGTTTTTCTGGTTGAATGGCGCGAAGAATTGGCGGCATTGGAAGAAGCGCGCCAGAGTCTTGAGGAGGCCAGACGGGCGCTGGTAGAGGCACAGGAAACGGTGACCACTGAAGTTAAGGATGTCACCTACACTGTTTCCAGTGAAATGTCGGGGGCGCAAGCCGATATTTCTGCCGAATTGGCTCAAGCCAAAGCGGTGGTTGACTCTGAAACGGCTCAAGTGAAAGCAACCGCCTCTGCCTCCAGACAGAGTAAAGCAGAAATTGAGCAGCCTGAACTTATAGACAGACTCCGAGCCAAACTGGATGCCAAGCGTATGGCCGCCAAGGACAAAGCAACCGGCGTGTCTGAGACAGCCGCGCTGGCAGAAAGTGATATATCTGATGTGGTTGAACTGGACGAAAATGAGCTTGAGATAGACGTTGTTGCGCCGTCGCCGCAGCCGCCGGCCGGCAAAACGGCAACCGGCCAGCCGACCGCATCCGGGGCTGTGGAAGAAGAGCTTGACGTGTCGGCGGTAAAAACGGTTAGCGACGTGGCCGCCGAAGTGGCCGAAAAAATTGCCCAAACTGTGGCTGCTGAAGTGGCCGAAAAAGTGGCTAAAAATATGGCTGCTGAAGTGGCCGAAGAAGCGGCCAGATTGGTTGTGGCCAAGATTACTGAGACAAACCCGGACCTTATCCCCCCAACCGCATCAGAAGAAAAAAGCGAATCGCCATTGGAGCAGCCGCAACCACCGGCCATTATTACCAAAGAGGTGATAAATGAGTAG
- a CDS encoding SAM-dependent chlorinase/fluorinase codes for MTFSQQNGRRPIVTLTTDFGEKDGYVGVMRGVILRICPAAVLADLSHDIPPQDIRAAAFVLYRAFGYYPPHAVHCVVVDPGVGSKRRAIAVRTNQGFFVGPDNGVFGLALAADDVNVLEAVTLTNPDYQLPNVSATFHGRDIFAPAAAHIANGAPLAQFGPSAINLVRLGFELKCKNSECRVIHIDRFGNLTLNITAHDIDNPPQVTFTIGRHIIKSLRRTFADVAEGRLVAYTGSLRNHVEIAIRNGNAAQTLGVQLGDIVTITDSLDLEA; via the coding sequence ATGACCTTTTCACAGCAAAACGGCCGCCGGCCCATTGTTACATTAACCACCGATTTTGGCGAAAAAGACGGCTACGTGGGCGTGATGCGGGGCGTGATCCTGCGCATTTGTCCCGCCGCCGTCCTGGCCGATCTATCGCACGATATTCCGCCGCAAGATATTCGGGCGGCGGCGTTTGTACTGTACCGGGCCTTTGGCTACTATCCCCCCCACGCCGTGCATTGCGTGGTGGTTGACCCCGGCGTGGGCAGCAAACGCCGGGCCATTGCCGTGCGCACAAACCAGGGCTTTTTTGTTGGCCCCGACAACGGCGTGTTTGGCCTGGCCCTGGCAGCCGACGATGTTAACGTGCTGGAAGCGGTAACGCTGACCAATCCCGATTACCAACTGCCCAATGTTAGCGCCACCTTTCACGGGCGCGACATCTTTGCCCCGGCTGCCGCCCACATTGCCAACGGGGCGCCGCTGGCCCAGTTTGGCCCGTCGGCCATTAACCTGGTGCGGTTAGGCTTTGAGCTAAAGTGCAAAAACAGCGAATGTCGCGTGATCCACATTGACCGCTTTGGTAACCTCACTTTGAATATCACGGCCCATGATATTGACAACCCACCGCAAGTCACGTTTACCATAGGCCGCCACATCATCAAATCGCTCCGGCGCACCTTTGCCGACGTGGCCGAAGGCCGGCTTGTGGCTTACACCGGCAGCCTGCGCAACCACGTTGAAATTGCTATACGAAACGGCAACGCCGCGCAAACCCTGGGCGTGCAACTTGGCGATATTGTGACCATCACCGACAGCCTTGATCTGGAAGCATAG